DNA sequence from the Halorussus limi genome:
CGATGCACTTCTCGCGGACCCACTCGTCGGCGACCTCTTGAGATTCGACCGAGTACGAAAGGTCTTCCAGCAAAGACGCTACCTCGTCAGTCGGTGCATCGAACTCACCGTGGCTCTCAACCAAGATGACGCGGGGGCGAATCTGGAGGTTAGACAGAATATCGATTTCTGCACCCTCGCAGTCGAGTTCCAATACGTCACATTCAGGGAGGTCCTCAGGGGAAAGATGGACCGCAGTAGTGGAATCCCCTAACACCTCGACACTCGGTCCAACGAGTGCGTGATGAACGTCCACGCGGTCTGTTACGTCGTTGAGTTCGAGCGTCTCCTCGATAGCGTCAATTAGACGCTCAGCAGCCTCGTAGACCGTTACCCTCCCGTCCTCGCCAACCTGTCGTGCGGCGTTGACCGCAGTGACACCATAGCCACCGCCGACCACGACTACATGGTCACCCTCGCGGACGCGTGACTGGAGACCCTCCACTAGCGCACTCTCATATCCTGGTTTGTCCACTGGATGCCACGGAAGGAACGAGTCGCCGAGATGGTTCACCTTGACCTGCGTGTTATTATAGGTGGCGGTGAAACGAGGGAGGTGCGGACGAATCATACGGTCGTAGAAATACGGAAGCGCCCGTTTGAGAAGCGCAATTCCACCCTTCATCCGGTAGTAACGAGCGGCTTTCTCAACGAAGTTGGTCATACCACGATTCGAAATCCAACTGGGTTAACGGTTCTGTCTTTGCTTGACGATACTTGCTGATACGAATACGTCAAGAGATTCACCTATAGACGTGTTTAGACCCGATTATCCAGACAATTACCAGCGTTGAATCTCACTGATGGTCAGGCGTTGTCCTCCCGAAGGAGAAGACGCCTACGAGCCACGGGCAATAACAGAATGAAAGTTGGCTACGGGTTTTGGTCGAATTCCTCAATGAACCGGATGAAGTAAGATCGTTGAGCGATCCCTCTTATTCGTCGGGCTGTCCTAAGGAGTATTCGTCGAAGAGTACTGTTCTCGATAGCCAACATTGCGTACTGGTTGGTGGCAACTACATTACTGTAAAGAACGTTGTAGATGTGAGAGTTAGAGAACTTTGAGCCTGAATTATCTGGGTCGAAGTCCACTTCTCGTTCAACTCTCGCGATGTAGAGGGCGGCCATGCCTAGCGGTACGAGATAGAGGCACAGGCTGATAAACATCTTTTCAGCACTCGGGAATCGGCCGGCGAGGAAAAGAACGACGGTCGTCAAGAGAATCACTGATGGTGAGTTAGAGTTCGTAGCGCGATATTCAACGAGAAGGCGGAAGACGAAGCCGATAGCCAATAGTCCAATGAGAACACCGATTATCCCGAGATTCCAATACAGGTCGCCGAAGAGCATTGGCGGTGTTCGATTTCCTGCATTGTAAATCTCTATGGCGAGTTCCCGCGATGCGGGGAACGGTTTGCCCGGCCAAATAGCGCGAGGGATTGGGAAGACAAGCCACTGGAAAAGTCCCCTACCGTACAGGAACTCCATCTCTGTAGGGAGTTGATGAACGAGATGCGCAATGACGGTGACGTTCCCGCGGTCAGCACCTGCTAAGCTCTCAAATATGGTAACCGGAGTTAGTCGAAGGCCTGAATTGGCACGGAGCGATAACATAATCGCCGAGAGGACTGCAAACACCGTCCCGACTGAGAAGAGCAAAACAGCTCTGATACGACGATACTGTATATAAAAGCCGAACAGGAGAATAGTCGTCCACATAATTGCACTACGGCTACTTATCAGAAAGCCGAAGACAAAATAGACGAAGACTATGCAGAGCGAGAGGAGGCCAAGAAGTGACGATAGCTTCCGACCCTCTTCAAGGGTGGTCAAGAGCCCTAAGAAACCCGCAAACAGAAGGAATCGTACGAACCACCGAAAATACGATGAATAAAATGTTCGCTTGCTTGAAATGTCTCCGCCAACGGAGAAGATGGCGATTGGAAGGAAGAAGGCTGTGCCGATGATGGCATAAAGCGTGATTATTTCGCGCGCCCGTTGTCCGTCCCACGTTTCCGGGAAGGAGGGAATCTGCGTCGCAAGAGCAGACCCCCTCGCCGACGAGAAACCGTAGACAAAGGCAGCCATACCCACTAAGACGACGAATCCGGCTTGGACGAGAATTGCACGAGGCTCGTTCAGAAGTGCCCATGTCGCTTCCCTCGAATCGAGAGCGACGAAATCGTACAGAGGACCAATGACGTAGATCAGTAGTATTATGGATAGATAGATGAAAGGATGCGAAAGCGACCAGTCGGCGTATTTGGACAAATAGACGACACCAATAAGGAGGACAGTAGCGATGAACATTATCGCAGGAACGGTCGGGAGGACCAAAGATATCAAGGCAGAGAGAGCAAAGATTATCGATAGAATCTGCAATCTCGAATCCGATTGAAAATCCGAATATGGTACCACCATTCTAACTCGCTGTTTAGCGAATTCCTATTAAAAGGTATTGGATTCCGGTCTTTACTCGGCTCTGAAAGCGACGGTTCAAGATGTTAAAATCATAACGTGGGGTTGATTATCGCAGGGCGGACTGAAGCACAACAGTTTACCGGCTAGGATTATTTCGTTGCCCGTAACGAAACTATGGATCCAATCGACGAAAAGGGCCAACTGTTTGGTACCGTCAATATCATCGACGCGTTCGTAGTCTTCCTTGTCCTAGCGGTCATCGCCGCTGGCGCGACATTCATCCTCGGAACAGAAAACCAACTAACGAACACCACGGACCAACTTGAGAACACGACTACTACAGTTACCTTCGAGATCACTGGGGTCCAACCCTACACCGCCGACGCCATCCCCGAGGGACCCCTTCAGACGGACACCATTGTCTCAGTCCAAAACAAGTCCGTCCAACCTACTGAAATCATCGTAAAAGACAAGAACGGAATTCTCCACAAGCAGACCCATCCCCGGAAAAAAACTGTCGTCCTCCAACTCACACTCAACACTATGACGACCGAGGATGACGTACTCCTGTGGAACAAACCGCTTGAAGTCCGCCGTCAACTCGTCCTCGACTTCGGTCAGGTTACCGTGAAAGGAACAGTCACGAACTTCTCAGAGGAAGGATGATTTTACTAGCCGCACTCGAACCTACGGAACCCCCAAATCGAGAACAGCGAAAGTAGCCTACTCCACCGTCACGCTCTTCGCCAGATTCCGCGGCTTGTCGATACTACGCCCCAGTTGCTTCGCCACGTAGTACGCTACCAACTGCAACTGTACGTTCGCCAGCACCGGCGCGACCCGCGGGTGCGTCTCGGGAATCTCCAGCACAGCATCGGCGTACCGCGCCACGTCCGATGCCCCATCGGTCACTGCCACCACCGGAGCGTCTCGCGCTTCCACTTCCTTCACGTTCCCGACCGTCTTCGTCGCCTGCGTCCCGTTTCCGGTCGCGATGGCGAACACCGGCGTCTCCTCGGTGACCAGCGCCAACGGGCCGTGCTTCAACTCGCCTGACGGGAACCCCTCGGCGTGTTTGTAGCTAATCTCCTTCAGCTTCAGCGCGCCCTCCAGCGCGACTGAGTGATGGTAGCCGCGACCGATGAAGAAGTAGCCCTCGCTGTCGACGAACCGGTCGGCGACCCGCTCGGCCCGCGAGGAGTCCAGAATCTCCTGTACCTGTCCCGGCAGGTCCCGAAGCGCCTCCACGACTTCGCGCGAACCACCGCGCTCGGTCAGCGCGGCCGCCAACAGGTTGCACGCCACGACCTGCGAGGAGAAGGTCTTGGTCGCCGCGACGCCGATTTCGGGCCCTGCCCGAATCATCAGCGCCCGGTCGCACTCGCGGGCAGCGGTCGACCCCACGACGTTCGTCATCGCCAGCGTCTCGACGTTCCGGCGCTCGGCCTCCCGGAGCGCCGAGAGGGTGTCCGCGGTCTCGCCGCTCTGGGTGATTCCGACGACCAGCGTGTCGTCGTCGACCGGCGCGGGCGCGGTGGCGTACTCGCTGGCGAGGAAGGCTTGGGCGTGAACCCCCGCCTCGCGGAGCGCCTGCGCGCCGTAGAGCGCGGCGTGGTACGAGGTGCCGCAGGCGACGAACTGGACCGACGACGGACTCAGGCCCTCCAGCGCCTCGACGCTGACCGACCCCGCGAGTTCGTCCACGCGCCCCCGGAGGCACTTCCGGAGCGCGCGGGGTTGCTCGTGAATCTCCTTGAGCATGTAGTGGTCGTAGCCGCTCTTGGCGGTCTCCTCGGCGTCCCACTCGACGCGCGAGACCGACTTCTCCAGCAGGTGGCCCTCGGCGTCCGAGACGGTCCACGACCCGGATTCGAGGCGGGCGAACTCGCCGTCCTCCAAGTAGACCACGCGGTCGGTGTAATCGAGGAAGGCGGGCACGTCGCTGGCGAGGTAGGCCGCGTCGTCGCCGACGCCGACGACCAGCGGCGAGTCGTGGCGCGTGGCGAGGACGGCCTCCGAGTCGGCCGAGACGGCGGCCAGCGCGTAACTGCCCTCCAGTCGGGCGACCGCCGCGCGGAACGCCTCCTCGAAGGTCGCGCCCTCGGCGAGTCGCTCTTCGACGAGGTGCGGAACCACCTCGCTGTCGGTGTCGCTGTCGAACTCGTGGCCTCGCTCCCGGAGTTCCGCACGGAGGTCGGCGTAGTTCTCGACGATGCCGTTGTGGACCACCGCGACGTCGCCTTCGCAGTCGGTGTGTGGGTGGGCGTTCTCGTCGCTCGGCGGCCCGTGAGTACTCCAGCGCGTGTGCCCGATGCCGACCGGCCCGTCGAGGTCGGCGGTGACGGCCTGCTGGAGGCGCTGAATCTCGCCCTCGCGCTTGCAGACCGAGAGGTCGCCGTTCGAGAGCGCGACCCCCGCCGAGTCGTAGCCCCGGTATTCGAGACCTTCGAGGCCGGTGAGGAGAACGTCGAGGGTCTCGTCGCTCCGACCCGCGCAGGCGATGATGCCGCACATCAGGCGGTCACCTCGTTCGCCACCCCGTCTCCGTCGGCGGTCGCCTCGTCGACCACCCCGTCTTCGGCGGTCGCCTCGTCGACCACCCCGTCTTCGGCGGTCGCCTCGTCGACCACCCCGTCTTCGGCGGTCGCCTCGGTCCCCTCAGCGACCACCCAGTTTACGTCAGCAGATGTCACGGTCACTCACCGGTACACGTCGGCGTGTTCGCTTATATTTTCGGAAACGGTCACGCCGGTCCGGAGGTGGGCGTTCGGTCCGACCAGCGTGCCGGGCGCGAAACTCACGTCGCCCTCGGCGCGCACGCGGTCGGCCAGCACCGCGCCGAGTCGCTGGTCCTCGAAGACCGTGTCGCCGACCCGCACGTCGCCCGGGCCGCCAGACACGGTGGCGTCCGCCCCCAGCGCGACGCCCTGCCCGGTCACGCAGTCGATGAGGGTGGCGTTCGGCCCGACCCGCGTGTCGGTGTCCAGCACCGACCGAGTGACCACCGCGTTCGCGCCGACGGTGGCGTTCCGACCGAGCGCGGTGTACGGACCGACGACCGCGCCGGGACGGACCTCGGTGTCGGGGCCGACGACGACCGGGGCCTGCAGGGTGGCGTCGTCGTGGACCGTCGCGCTGTCGGCGACCCAGACCGAGTCCTCGCGCTCGGGTTCGGTGACGCGGCCGGCGAGCAGGAGGTCCTGTGACACGTCGAGCAGGTCCCACGGGTAGGTCGCGTCCTCCCAGAGTTCCTCGGTGACGACGCCGCGGACGACCCCGTTCTCGTCGATGAGGTCGACCAGCGTGTCGGTCAGCGCGAGTTCCCCCTGCACGCGCGGGGTCTCTTCGATGGCGTCGAAGATGGCGGGACCGAAGGCGTACACGCCGGCGTTGAGCAGGCGGTAGTCGTCGGTCTCGGGTTTCTCGACCAACTCGACCACCCGGTCGCCGTCCATCACGACCGCGCCGTAGTGAGAGACGTCGGCCTGTTCGGTGACCGCGAGCGTGGCGTTGCCGTCGTCGGCCTCGAAGGCGTCGAGCACGTCCGCGACCATCTGGCGCTCGATGACTTGGTCGCCGTTGACCACGAGGAACCCGTCCTCGCCCTCGACGGCCTCGCGGGCCTGCACGAGCGCGTGGCCGCTCCCCAACTGCTTGTCCTGCGCGACGTAGTTGACGGGTACGTTCCGGTAGGTCGGCCCGAAGTGGTCCTGCACCCGGTCGCGCTTGTAGCCGACGACGACGTGGAGTCGCTCGATTCCGGCCCCGATGAGCGCGTCGAAGACGTGTTCGAGAATCGGCCTGTCGGCGGCCGGGAGCATCGGCTTCGGACGGTTGCGGGTCAGCGGTCGCAGGCGGGTTCCCTCCCCCGCGGCCAGCACGACGGCGGCGCGAACTGTCATAGGTAGAGCATCGGTCAGCGGGCGTATCAATTTTCGGCCTGTCGCGGTCGGCGTTCGGCCGAGCGGAGTTCGGTCTCGGAGAGTCGGTGCGAAGCCGGCGGGTCAGATAGCCAGCGCCGCGCCGCCGAGCATCGCCAGCGCGCCGAGGCCGACGCAGACGCTCCAGAAGGGCACGCGCTCGACGACTCGCATCAGCGCGTCGATGGTCAGGTAGCCGACGACCGCGGCGGTTCCCAGCGCGAGGGCCGCCTCGACGGGCGTGACCGACGGAACCCCGGTGTCGAGCAGGACGAGGACGCCCGCCCCGAGCGCGGCCGGAATCGACAGCAGGAACGAGAGGCGGAACGACGAGGGGCCGTCGTGGCCGCGGAACAGCAGGGCCGAGGCCGTGGTGCCCGACCGGGAGACGCCCGGCAGGATGGCGAGTCCCTGCAGCGCGCCGACCAGCACGGCGTCGAGGAGGTCGGGAGACGCTCGCCCGCCGAACTCGAAGCCGTCGGCAACCCGCTGGAGGACGCCCGTCGCCACGAGCAGGACGCCGACCAGCGCGACGAACGCGCCGCCGGTCAGCGCGGAGACGACCGTCTCCAGCGTGAGGTAGGCCGCGATGCCGACGACGCCGGAGGCCAGCGTGGCGACGGCGAGGAACGAGAGGGTCGCGGTCTCTCCGCCGTCGGAGAAGGCGCTCCCCGGCCGCCAGCGGGGGAGCGCGCCCAGCACGTCGGCCAACTCCTCGCGGTAGTAGACCGTCGCCGAGAGCGCGGTCCCGGCGTGGAGGAACAGCGAAAACTGGACCGCCGCCTCGGGCGAGGACCCGAGCGCGGTCAGGAAGACGGTGATGTTGCCCTCGCTCGAAATCGGCAACCACTCGAAGACGCCCTGCAACGCTCCCGCGACGACGGCTATCAGCGCGGACCGGTTCATACTCGGTGGGCGAACGTCGGAGGTAAAAACTGCTCGGAAGTCGGTCGGGCGGAGACGGGGCCGACGGAGTTTCGGGTCCATTCTGTCGGAGCCATCGCCGCACCGAAGACTGCGTCCGGGAGTCGCTAGTCGTCTTCCAGACTGCCGGCGTCGAACTCGCCGTCGAGGTACTGCTCGCCGAGGTCGGTGATGCTGTAGGTGCCGCCGCCGACGTTCTCCAGCAGGCCGTGGTCGTCGAGCGCGCGACAGCGCATCCCGAGGTGGTTGGTCGAGTAGTCGAGGTCGTCGCCGATTTCGGCCAGTCGGTCGCGGACGGCCGACGGCGGGTAGTTGCCGTGTTCGCGCAGGAATTCGAGGATTCGCTCGTCTGCTTGGGTGAGCCAGTCGGCGTGTTTGCGCATTGTGAGACCGATTTTCGGCGGCACGACATATATATCTACCCGTTTGAGCAATGTCGAGATTGTTGTACTGTGCGGAGAGGCGGGTTTACTGAACGTGAAGGTTGGTCTACCGCCGACGGAGTCGCCGTCGGGTCGATAGTCGCCGTCGCCGGTAGTCACCCGCGGCGAGAAGTCGCGTCGCTTTCGGGGCACGGACGGAGAGCGCCGCTGAAAAGGCGAAGAAACGGAGACGGCTATCGGCGGGCGTGGGCGACGACGACCGCATCGGGGACCGACGGTTCGCCGCGCTACTCGACGGGTTCGCGCCAGTGAACCGTGACGTTGTTCACCGCGAAACTGTCGTCGGCGTCGTCGTCGCGGACGAATTGGAGACTGTTCGCGCCCTCGACCAGTTCGACTTCGGTGACGGCGTCCTCCCAGTACTGCCACCCGTTCCCCGGCGGCACGTCGAACCCGCCGAGCGACTCGCCGTTGATTCGGAGTTCGTGGCCGTACTCGCCGACGCGGAACGCCTGCAAGCCGACGTACGGGTCGGTGGCGCGGTCGGTCGGCACCGTGAACTCGAACTCCTCGGTGGCGTCGCCGACGTACTCTGCCCACGGCACGTCGAGTACGTCCTCGTCCGGTCCCAAGTAGGCGCTCACGTTCACCAGCGCGTAGTTGGCGCGGTAGGCCATGGGCGTTCCACGACGCCGGCCCTCAAATTCGTGGGGGCGGGACCGGACGCGTCGGGAGGCGGACCGCGACGACGCCCGAGTTCGACGCCGTCTTTCCCGCGCGAATGAGAAACCGGTAAACCGCCGCGTCGCCACCCTCCTACCATGACCATCCTCGAAGACGCCCGCCGCGTCGCCGAGAACGGCCCCGTCTGCGACTCGTGTCTGGGCCGGTGTTTCGCCGACCGGAGTTTCGGGCTGACCAACGCCGAGCGCGGCCGCTCGCTCCGGGTCGCGGCCGCTATCGAAGACGACGAACCCTTCGAACCCGCCGACGCCGAGGCGTGTTGGGTCTGCGAGGGCGAGAGCCAGCGATTCGACGAGTACGCCGAGCAGGTCGCCGGGTCGCTCGACGGGTGGCAGTTCGACACCTATCAGGTCGGGACGCGCACCCCGCCGCTCCTCGAAGAGAACGAGGCCCTGCTCCGGGAGTCGGCAGACCTGCCCGAGGACGCGGGCGAGTCGTTCAAGTCGGAGTTCAACCGCGAGGTCGGCAAGCGCGTCGGCCGGTTGACCGGCGCGGAGGTCGATTTCGGGCGGCCCGACGTGCTGGCCCTGCTCAACGTGGACCCCGAGCGCGAGGACATCTCGGACCACGCGGTGGAGGTCCAGATAAACTCGGCGTTCGTCTACGGCCGCTACCGGAAGCTGGAACGCGACATCCCCCAGACCGAGTGGCCCTGCCGGGAGTGCGGCGGCACGGGCAAGCAACTCGCCGAGGGCGGCGGCGAGGAACCCTGCGACCACTGCGGCGGGTCGGGCTACCTCTACGACGAGAGCGTCGAACAGTTGACCACGCCGCCGGTCTTGGAGGCGATGGACGGCGGCGAGGCGCTGTTCCACGGCGCGGGCCGCGAGGACGTGGACGCGCTGATGCTCGATACGGGCCGACCGTTCGTCATCGAGGTCAAGCGACCCCGGCGCCGCGACGTGGACACCGACGCGCTGGAGGACGAAATCAACGAGTACGCCGACGGCAAGGCCGAAGTCACCGACCTCGCGCTGGCGACTCACGACATGGTCGAGCGCGTGAAGGAACTCGACGCGAGCAAGACCTACCGCATGGACGTGGCGTTCGAGGGCGACGTGACCGCGCAGGCCCTCGAAGAGGCAATCGAGGAGCTTCGAGGCACCACGGTCGAGCAGGACACCCCTCAGCGGGTGGACCACCGCCGAGCGAGCATCACCCGGACCCGGACCGTCTACGACGTCGACGGTCACCTCGAAGACGAGCGCCACGCCGAACTGGAGGTCCACGGCGAGGGCGGTCTCTACGTCAAGGAACTGGTCTCGGGCGACGAGGGCCGGACGACGCCGAGTCTCGCGGGCCTGCTGGGCGTCGAAGCGGAGGTCACGGCGCTCGACGTGCTGGCCGTGGAGGGCGAGGACGAAGCGTTCGACGACCCCGACTACCTGAAAGAATCGGTGTAGACTCTCGGAGACGGACCGACGCAGGCCGTCGCGAGCGGTCGGCATCGGCTTTGCACAGCGGCGTCGCGCAGAGCCTTCGTAACGGAGCCGGCGAACCCCGTCCCTCGCAACGCCACAAACCGTAGGTCGCGGAGCGTCGTACTCCGGGACATGGGGGGTTCCGGAGACGCGGCCGCGGACGGTCGCGACGAGGCGACGGTGAGCGACCCGAGCGACGACTCGGAGGGACCGGACGAGAGCATCGGCGAGGCGTTCGCGGAGGACCCGTCGGACGCCATCTCGCTGCTGGGGCACTTCTATCGGGGGCAGATGGATCGCGTGACGGCGTGGCGAGGCCGCCTCGACCAGACGTCCTACTGGGCGGTCACCATCATCGCCGCCCTGCTGACGTGGGTGTTCTCCAGCGCGAACAACCCTCACTACCTCCTGCTCATCGGGATGGGTGCGCTGGTGGTCTTCCTCGCGGTCGAGACCCGGCGCTACCGGGCCTACGACGTGTGGCGCGAGCGCGTCCGCCTGCTGGAACAGGACCTGTTC
Encoded proteins:
- a CDS encoding FkbM family methyltransferase → MTNFVEKAARYYRMKGGIALLKRALPYFYDRMIRPHLPRFTATYNNTQVKVNHLGDSFLPWHPVDKPGYESALVEGLQSRVREGDHVVVVGGGYGVTAVNAARQVGEDGRVTVYEAAERLIDAIEETLELNDVTDRVDVHHALVGPSVEVLGDSTTAVHLSPEDLPECDVLELDCEGAEIDILSNLQIRPRVILVESHGEFDAPTDEVASLLEDLSYSVESQEVADEWVREKCIENDVYVLTGVRDKA
- a CDS encoding DUF4330 domain-containing protein encodes the protein MDPIDEKGQLFGTVNIIDAFVVFLVLAVIAAGATFILGTENQLTNTTDQLENTTTTVTFEITGVQPYTADAIPEGPLQTDTIVSVQNKSVQPTEIIVKDKNGILHKQTHPRKKTVVLQLTLNTMTTEDDVLLWNKPLEVRRQLVLDFGQVTVKGTVTNFSEEG
- the glmS gene encoding glutamine--fructose-6-phosphate transaminase (isomerizing) gives rise to the protein MCGIIACAGRSDETLDVLLTGLEGLEYRGYDSAGVALSNGDLSVCKREGEIQRLQQAVTADLDGPVGIGHTRWSTHGPPSDENAHPHTDCEGDVAVVHNGIVENYADLRAELRERGHEFDSDTDSEVVPHLVEERLAEGATFEEAFRAAVARLEGSYALAAVSADSEAVLATRHDSPLVVGVGDDAAYLASDVPAFLDYTDRVVYLEDGEFARLESGSWTVSDAEGHLLEKSVSRVEWDAEETAKSGYDHYMLKEIHEQPRALRKCLRGRVDELAGSVSVEALEGLSPSSVQFVACGTSYHAALYGAQALREAGVHAQAFLASEYATAPAPVDDDTLVVGITQSGETADTLSALREAERRNVETLAMTNVVGSTAARECDRALMIRAGPEIGVAATKTFSSQVVACNLLAAALTERGGSREVVEALRDLPGQVQEILDSSRAERVADRFVDSEGYFFIGRGYHHSVALEGALKLKEISYKHAEGFPSGELKHGPLALVTEETPVFAIATGNGTQATKTVGNVKEVEARDAPVVAVTDGASDVARYADAVLEIPETHPRVAPVLANVQLQLVAYYVAKQLGRSIDKPRNLAKSVTVE
- a CDS encoding sugar phosphate nucleotidyltransferase, with the translated sequence MTVRAAVVLAAGEGTRLRPLTRNRPKPMLPAADRPILEHVFDALIGAGIERLHVVVGYKRDRVQDHFGPTYRNVPVNYVAQDKQLGSGHALVQAREAVEGEDGFLVVNGDQVIERQMVADVLDAFEADDGNATLAVTEQADVSHYGAVVMDGDRVVELVEKPETDDYRLLNAGVYAFGPAIFDAIEETPRVQGELALTDTLVDLIDENGVVRGVVTEELWEDATYPWDLLDVSQDLLLAGRVTEPEREDSVWVADSATVHDDATLQAPVVVGPDTEVRPGAVVGPYTALGRNATVGANAVVTRSVLDTDTRVGPNATLIDCVTGQGVALGADATVSGGPGDVRVGDTVFEDQRLGAVLADRVRAEGDVSFAPGTLVGPNAHLRTGVTVSENISEHADVYR
- a CDS encoding undecaprenyl-diphosphate phosphatase, whose translation is MNRSALIAVVAGALQGVFEWLPISSEGNITVFLTALGSSPEAAVQFSLFLHAGTALSATVYYREELADVLGALPRWRPGSAFSDGGETATLSFLAVATLASGVVGIAAYLTLETVVSALTGGAFVALVGVLLVATGVLQRVADGFEFGGRASPDLLDAVLVGALQGLAILPGVSRSGTTASALLFRGHDGPSSFRLSFLLSIPAALGAGVLVLLDTGVPSVTPVEAALALGTAAVVGYLTIDALMRVVERVPFWSVCVGLGALAMLGGAALAI
- a CDS encoding MarR family transcriptional regulator; its protein translation is MRKHADWLTQADERILEFLREHGNYPPSAVRDRLAEIGDDLDYSTNHLGMRCRALDDHGLLENVGGGTYSITDLGEQYLDGEFDAGSLEDD
- a CDS encoding DUF7383 domain-containing protein; amino-acid sequence: MAYRANYALVNVSAYLGPDEDVLDVPWAEYVGDATEEFEFTVPTDRATDPYVGLQAFRVGEYGHELRINGESLGGFDVPPGNGWQYWEDAVTEVELVEGANSLQFVRDDDADDSFAVNNVTVHWREPVE
- a CDS encoding tRNA pseudouridine(54/55) synthase Pus10, yielding MTILEDARRVAENGPVCDSCLGRCFADRSFGLTNAERGRSLRVAAAIEDDEPFEPADAEACWVCEGESQRFDEYAEQVAGSLDGWQFDTYQVGTRTPPLLEENEALLRESADLPEDAGESFKSEFNREVGKRVGRLTGAEVDFGRPDVLALLNVDPEREDISDHAVEVQINSAFVYGRYRKLERDIPQTEWPCRECGGTGKQLAEGGGEEPCDHCGGSGYLYDESVEQLTTPPVLEAMDGGEALFHGAGREDVDALMLDTGRPFVIEVKRPRRRDVDTDALEDEINEYADGKAEVTDLALATHDMVERVKELDASKTYRMDVAFEGDVTAQALEEAIEELRGTTVEQDTPQRVDHRRASITRTRTVYDVDGHLEDERHAELEVHGEGGLYVKELVSGDEGRTTPSLAGLLGVEAEVTALDVLAVEGEDEAFDDPDYLKESV
- a CDS encoding DUF2270 domain-containing protein, with translation MGGSGDAAADGRDEATVSDPSDDSEGPDESIGEAFAEDPSDAISLLGHFYRGQMDRVTAWRGRLDQTSYWAVTIIAALLTWVFSSANNPHYLLLIGMGALVVFLAVETRRYRAYDVWRERVRLLEQDLFAELFDPDRDISHPDWRRRISEDLRNPAVKTPLFTAFSRRLRRIYYPLSLVLLAAWVARVTVFQPKQSWRATASVLSVPGTAVVAGVAVFYLAATAAVVYGLVRRSGGEFHERESTDPWRE